A single region of the Changchengzhania lutea genome encodes:
- a CDS encoding DUF5722 domain-containing protein encodes MKEKLCFLFSILSLTIYAQNITLELNPSLKNQMNITENPMGTYDIQTLGGDPWIVTRPVETYDPNQVYVISFDYIATNGLDNFQIFYGAPINPTNRRRDFGSLAPSTEYTTFKAFMKYEVGNWSIFDRFRFDFGRAAGQNITVKNVRLRAALPGEVVPLALNLARRNQISVVEDPEDTYSISSLGTDPFIYSETITTPYDPNKAFVLAFDYTSSTGLDDLQIFYGKPTSPARRVLLGALTEASSKTNISVLMTISAPVWDSFYDEFRFDFGRFAGQDITVSNLVLREPTNAEKKLLAPKEIIPIELDINNTSGGLSATEVETGSYVLDTSGNDPWIRSKSIDVLYDIEESYIISFEYRTETVYNELEIFYGPPIIGTQKLSAGEIPVASDWTTYTINPRLLVNNFQDNEWTTFRFDFGKNENVTKSIEVRNIQIRKPTAQELEDEQNSDKFLSVLIDQEFRDYLNTTFANTISLVKVDMDMVNITGTITNATEEFFLAEIEPHQYGFNQSEFNFITPIAITNDTFDIDVERFIQKSDHNYDRLYSRWVIVRKTGESTYEYTSNAVWAGDISAIALNNIEEDKASSIKGLDGLGPSTLSNFSDLTDLDIKSMKLNLLLNGVLSLNPTGLTHEFNGKIYNISPGFVTGFDQRIKRLTDNGIKAAFVLLIPLNIGNEDLRRIFVHPDASLGLYSMANVATEEGAEYYAAVVDFLAERYSRPDKLYGRLDQWIIHNEVDAHTNWTHAGQKPVSLYTEIYNRSMRMVHYTIRKHNPSAKVFGSFTKHWNSVPGSSANFKSKDILDVLVRLSVKEEDFEWGIGWHSYPTNLFNPKVWNDAAVKTQLNFDTPEITPKNLEMIDAYVRQKDVLYNGKKVRTILLSENGFSSNTAKNPNANETNQAAALAYFWKKANLRLPSIENIQLHRWVDNPNEAGLEFGLWTVLDGTNDGFDRKKEGWYVWEAAGTANENTVFDPYKSVIGINDWNEIYNDVAIEVTPYVVNISIENCGSNLNELLVSFNGELKIPQQDGSLIFYNVASNVLQPYTIKKGSVILASDVLNITEDTELNINLIAVENVSAKGISPSEIEINWNSNLQDFQGFVIEVKKEGGSFSELERVSAETFSYVHSGVVAGTRYFYRVAAELDGETLSCYSEETSVIAPFLIADYKDGDKNKTQNNKIRPHLILRNEAENAIDLSRATVRYWFTAEDVSTLRFKLDEAGSLGLENVKGTFVALEAPLNKADYYLELSFTQGTSISALGDSGAIKTKIEKSRPSLFDELNDYSYKNASSFQETRTITVYWDGELVWGDEPGEAEPSTTQYTEKSLLLTVYPNPTQGRTNIKWAEKIIEVGNFELIDYMGSSYKVKQSKVKGDEISFRFSGLRTGIYLLKGSINGQVVAHRLLIL; translated from the coding sequence ATGAAAGAAAAATTATGCTTCCTCTTTTCAATTTTGAGCCTTACAATATATGCTCAAAATATTACACTAGAACTAAATCCCAGTCTTAAAAATCAAATGAACATCACTGAAAATCCCATGGGAACTTATGATATACAAACCTTGGGTGGTGATCCTTGGATCGTTACGCGACCCGTGGAAACCTATGATCCCAATCAGGTTTATGTAATAAGCTTTGATTACATCGCAACAAATGGACTGGATAATTTTCAGATTTTTTATGGAGCTCCAATAAATCCAACAAATAGAAGAAGGGATTTTGGCAGTCTGGCACCTTCAACAGAATACACGACTTTTAAGGCTTTTATGAAATATGAGGTGGGCAACTGGAGTATTTTTGATCGCTTTCGCTTTGATTTTGGAAGAGCAGCCGGTCAAAATATTACGGTTAAAAATGTGCGATTAAGAGCAGCACTTCCAGGAGAGGTAGTGCCGTTGGCTTTGAATTTGGCACGTAGAAATCAGATATCCGTTGTAGAAGATCCAGAAGACACCTATAGTATTTCTAGTTTAGGAACCGACCCATTCATCTATTCAGAAACAATTACAACCCCATACGATCCTAATAAAGCCTTTGTTTTGGCATTTGATTATACCTCTTCAACAGGACTGGATGATTTACAGATTTTTTATGGAAAACCCACTAGTCCCGCGAGGCGTGTATTACTAGGCGCTCTTACAGAAGCAAGTTCTAAAACTAATATTTCGGTTCTTATGACCATAAGTGCACCGGTTTGGGATTCTTTTTATGACGAATTCCGATTTGATTTTGGCAGGTTTGCAGGACAGGATATTACCGTGAGCAATTTGGTGCTTCGAGAGCCCACCAATGCAGAAAAGAAATTATTAGCACCAAAAGAAATTATTCCAATTGAACTGGATATAAATAACACGAGTGGTGGTCTCAGTGCTACAGAAGTTGAAACAGGATCCTATGTTTTAGATACCTCTGGGAATGACCCCTGGATTCGCTCAAAATCCATTGATGTACTATATGATATCGAAGAGTCCTATATTATTTCTTTTGAGTATCGAACAGAAACGGTATATAATGAACTGGAAATTTTCTATGGACCACCTATAATTGGAACTCAAAAGTTGAGTGCTGGCGAAATTCCTGTAGCTTCGGACTGGACCACATACACGATTAATCCTAGACTTTTGGTTAATAATTTTCAGGATAATGAATGGACGACATTTCGATTCGATTTTGGTAAAAATGAAAATGTGACGAAATCCATAGAGGTTAGGAATATCCAAATTAGAAAACCAACAGCTCAAGAATTAGAAGATGAGCAGAATAGCGATAAATTTTTAAGTGTTTTAATAGATCAGGAATTTAGGGACTATCTCAATACTACCTTTGCCAATACCATCTCATTGGTTAAGGTGGATATGGATATGGTGAATATAACTGGTACGATAACAAACGCCACTGAGGAATTTTTTTTGGCAGAGATTGAGCCACATCAATATGGTTTCAATCAATCTGAGTTTAACTTTATCACGCCTATAGCTATTACAAATGACACCTTTGATATAGACGTTGAACGTTTTATCCAAAAATCTGACCATAATTATGATCGATTATATTCCAGATGGGTCATTGTTAGAAAAACAGGCGAAAGCACATACGAATATACTTCTAATGCCGTCTGGGCAGGAGACATTTCTGCAATAGCATTAAATAACATAGAAGAAGATAAAGCAAGTTCCATTAAAGGATTGGACGGATTAGGGCCTTCAACACTCTCTAACTTTTCCGATCTAACTGATCTTGATATAAAAAGCATGAAACTTAATCTGTTGCTTAATGGTGTTTTAAGCCTAAATCCTACTGGGCTAACACATGAATTCAATGGAAAGATTTACAATATCAGTCCTGGGTTTGTAACCGGTTTTGACCAACGTATAAAAAGGTTAACAGATAATGGCATTAAAGCCGCTTTTGTGCTCTTGATACCTTTAAATATAGGCAATGAAGATTTAAGACGCATCTTTGTGCATCCAGATGCATCCCTTGGATTATACAGTATGGCTAATGTTGCCACCGAAGAAGGTGCAGAATATTATGCAGCAGTTGTTGATTTTTTGGCAGAGCGCTATTCAAGACCAGATAAACTTTATGGACGATTGGATCAATGGATTATTCATAATGAAGTGGACGCCCATACCAATTGGACACATGCAGGTCAAAAACCAGTATCTCTATACACTGAAATATACAACCGCTCCATGCGTATGGTGCATTATACGATTAGAAAACACAACCCTTCCGCAAAAGTTTTTGGATCGTTTACCAAACACTGGAATAGTGTTCCCGGTAGCAGTGCCAATTTTAAATCCAAAGACATTCTTGATGTTTTGGTACGGTTATCTGTTAAAGAGGAAGATTTTGAATGGGGTATTGGTTGGCATTCATACCCAACCAATTTGTTTAATCCTAAAGTATGGAATGATGCCGCTGTAAAAACACAGTTAAATTTCGACACCCCTGAGATTACGCCAAAGAATTTGGAAATGATTGATGCGTATGTTAGACAGAAGGACGTATTATATAATGGCAAAAAAGTAAGGACTATATTGTTATCTGAAAACGGTTTTAGTTCAAACACAGCTAAAAACCCAAACGCCAACGAAACCAATCAAGCGGCGGCACTCGCCTATTTCTGGAAGAAAGCAAACTTAAGATTGCCTTCTATAGAAAACATCCAATTGCACAGATGGGTAGATAACCCTAATGAAGCTGGACTGGAATTTGGATTGTGGACTGTTTTAGATGGTACAAATGATGGTTTTGATCGCAAAAAAGAAGGCTGGTATGTTTGGGAAGCTGCTGGTACCGCCAATGAAAATACTGTATTCGATCCTTATAAATCTGTTATAGGAATTAATGATTGGAATGAAATATATAATGATGTTGCTATCGAAGTTACCCCTTATGTTGTCAACATAAGTATTGAAAATTGCGGCAGTAATTTGAATGAACTATTGGTAAGTTTTAATGGGGAATTGAAAATTCCACAACAAGACGGCTCCTTGATTTTTTATAATGTAGCTTCTAATGTATTGCAGCCCTATACTATTAAAAAAGGCAGTGTTATATTGGCATCAGATGTCCTTAATATTACTGAGGATACTGAATTAAATATCAATCTTATTGCAGTTGAAAATGTTTCAGCTAAAGGAATCTCTCCATCAGAAATTGAAATTAATTGGAATTCCAATCTTCAAGACTTTCAAGGATTTGTAATTGAAGTAAAGAAAGAAGGTGGTAGCTTTTCAGAATTGGAACGCGTATCGGCAGAAACATTCAGTTATGTTCACAGCGGAGTTGTAGCTGGAACACGATATTTTTACAGAGTGGCGGCTGAATTGGACGGGGAGACCTTGTCGTGTTATTCCGAAGAAACTTCAGTTATCGCTCCATTCTTAATTGCAGATTATAAGGACGGTGATAAGAATAAAACACAGAACAACAAAATAAGACCGCACCTTATCCTAAGAAATGAAGCTGAAAACGCCATCGATTTAAGCCGGGCCACGGTAAGGTATTGGTTTACCGCAGAAGATGTTTCCACTTTAAGGTTCAAGTTGGATGAAGCCGGTAGTTTAGGGTTGGAAAATGTAAAGGGAACCTTTGTGGCTTTAGAAGCACCATTAAATAAGGCTGATTATTACTTGGAACTATCCTTCACTCAAGGAACATCAATTTCTGCCCTTGGTGATTCGGGAGCGATCAAGACCAAAATTGAAAAATCCAGACCATCACTCTTTGATGAGCTGAACGATTACAGTTATAAAAATGCATCAAGCTTTCAGGAAACCAGAACCATCACCGTTTATTGGGACGGAGAACTGGTCTGGGGAGATGAGCCAGGTGAAGCGGAACCATCTACAACCCAATATACGGAGAAGTCACTTTTGTTGACGGTGTATCCGAATCCGACACAAGGACGAACCAACATTAAATGGGCCGAGAAAATAATCGAGGTGGGCAATTTTGAATTGATAGATTATATGGGGAGTTCTTATAAGGTAAAACAAAGCAAGGTCAAAGGAGATGAAATATCCTTTCGGTTTTCTGGATTAAGGACCGGGATTTACCTTCTTAAAGGAAGTATCAATGGCCAGGTAGTAGCACATAGATTATTGATATTATAA